The Cervus canadensis isolate Bull #8, Minnesota chromosome X, ASM1932006v1, whole genome shotgun sequence genome contains a region encoding:
- the LOC122434662 gene encoding cytochrome c oxidase subunit 7C, mitochondrial-like, protein MLGQSIRRFTTFVVRRSHYEEGPGKNIPFSVENKWRLLAMMTLFFGSGFAAPFFIVRHQLLKK, encoded by the coding sequence ATGCTGGGACAGAGCATCCGGAGGTTCACAACCTTTGTGGTTCGTCGGAGCCACTACGAGGAGGGTCCAGGGAAGAATATACCATTTTCAGTGGAAAACAAGTGGAGGTTACTAGCTATGATGACTTTGTTCTTTGGGTCTGGATTTGCTGCACCTTTCTTTATAGTGAGACACCAACTGCTTAAAAA